The DNA region GTGGCGAGCCGGACAGTCGCGCTAGACCGGGATAGATCGGGTGGGCTGCCAGGGCTGGGGTGGCTGGCATTCGCGCTGGGTGCAGGGCTGCTGCTGGCCGCCGTCTGGAATGTCTGGAGTTTCCCGCTGGACGGCGTGCCATCCGCGCGCAAGGCGCTGAGCCTGGGATTGATTGTGCTGGGACTGGGAGCAGGCATTTACGGTCTGGCCGCGCTGGCCCGCCGGATGACCGGGGTGATTCCCGCCCTCCTCGCCGCAGTGCTGGCATTGGTCACGGTGGAAGGGTTGCTGCGGGCCTACGGCGTTCCCCCCGGCCTGATTCCTACACCCACACGCGTCGTCACCGCCCTGTATAACTCACGCACCGTGCTGCTGGGCGACGCCCGCGTGACTTTCGTGCAGGAGGCGCTGCTTGGGTATATAGCGGGGGTGACGGCAGGCATTCTGGTGGCGCTGGCCGCTGTGCGTTTTCCGTTTCTGGAACGCGGGGCGCTGCCCTACGCCGGGCTGTTCGCCAGCATTCCCATCGTGGCGCTGGCCCCGGTGATCGTCAAGGCGTTCGGGCTGGAGTGGCCCAGCAAGGCGATTATCGTGGGCATCACGGTCTTTTTCCCCGTGGTAGTGAACGTGGTGCGCGGCCTCCAGAGCGCCAATCCGCTGCTGCTGGACCTGATGCAGACCTACGCGGTCACGCCTGCCGCTTCGTTCCGCCTCGTGCGGGTGCCGAGTGCACTGCCGTTTCTGTTCAATGCCCTGAAAATCGGTTCCACGCTGGCCCTGATCGGCGCGATTGTCGGTGAATTCTTCGGCACCACCGGGCAGGGGCTGGGCTTCCGTATCCAGATAGAGGCGGGCCGGTTCAATCTGGACATCGTGTGGGCCGCCATCGTGATCGCCTCGGTGCTGGGCATTGCTTTTTACGGGGTCATCTCCTGGCTGGAAGCCCGGTTCACGGGCTGGCACGCCAGCCGACGACAACCGAGGTAAGCCACTGAAGACCGTATCGCCCCAACTTTTTCCATCTACTGCGCCCCGCGCGCCCGGAGGAACACCATGAAGAAAAACGTCCTGACCGCCCTGACCGCCGCCCTCATCGCCTCAGCCCTGGGTTCGGCGGGCGCGGCCAATGTTCCGGTGAAAATGCAGCTCAAGTGGTTTCCACAGGCGCAGTTCGCGGGGTTCTTCGTGGCGCAGGCCAAAGGTTTTTACAAGGCTGAGGGGCTAGACGTGACCTTGCTGCCCATCGGGGATCAGTCGCCCATTCAGACCGTGGCGACGGGGGCCGCCGATTTCGGGACCACCTGGATTACCGATCTGCTGACCGCCCGCCAGCAGGGGTTGCCCGTGGTGCATATCGCGCAACTGTTCCAGAAGAGCGGCTATACCCTCGTCGCGCTGAAAAGCAGCAACCTGACCGATCCCAAGCAATTCGCGGGCAAGCGCGTCGGCGTGTGGCCCAGTGGCAACGAATACCCGGCGGTGGCGCTGCTCAAGAAGTACGGTCTGACCACCAGCCTGGACAGCACCGTGGCCAATCCCAGCGTGCAGGCCGTCACCTATCCCTTTGACCCCAGCCTCGTTTTCCCCGACAAGGTGGATCTGGTGTCGGCCATGACCTACAACGAGATTGACCAGATCGTGGGCCTGGGCTACTCGCTGGACAAGCTCAAGATCTTCAACACCAGCGATTACGGCGTCAACCTGCTGGAAGACCTGATGTTCACCACACAGAAAACGCTGGACAATAAAAACTTCAAAAACAGCGGCATGAGTGGGGAGGAAGTCGCCGCCAGACTGGTCCGCGCCACCATCAAGGGCTGGAATTACGCGGTGGCCAACCAGAAGGAAGCCGTCCAGACCGTGCTGATCAACTGCGGCAACACCTGCAAGGGTTCGGGCACCCGCGCCAGCGCCGCCGGGCACCAGACCTGGCAGATGACCGAGGTGGCCAAGCTGTACCGGGCCGGACAGACCCTCAAAGGCAACGCTGGACTGCTGGATAGGGCCACTTACGACGCCAACGTGAAGCAATTGATGGAGTTGGGCATCCTGAAATCCGCCCCCAGCACCGGGGCCGTGAATTACAAGGTGTGGGAGATGGCGACGGGCAAGAAGGCGAAGTAAGTTCCAGGGCAGGGCCACAGGGACGCACCTCCAGCCCTGTGGCCCTTTCCCATCCGTGGGCGTAGGCTAGGCGGCATGCCCACGATTTCTCCCGGACACCTGCCACACGCTCTCTTTCAGATCGGCGGGGCCGCATGACCTCCTGGCCCGTGCAGGAGGGTGTGTTTGAGCTGGGCGACTGGAATGCCGAGCGCGGCGGCGTGATCCGGGACGCCCGACTGGCGTGGCAGACCCACGGCACACTGAATGCGGCGCGCGACAATGTGATCGTGTACCCGACGAGCTACACGGCCACGCATGACGGCCAGAGCTGGGCCATCGACCCGGACGGCATTCTGGACCCGACGCGGTGGTTCATCGTCATTCCCGATATGTTCTCCAACGGCCTATCGTCGGGCGCGGCCAATACGCCGAACTACCCGGAAGTGGTGACCGTGCGCGACAACGTGCTGGCGCAGGAGCGGCTGCTGCGTGAGGTCTTTGGGGTCACGCATCTAGCCGCCGCCTACGGTTTCTCTATGGGAGCCATGCAGGCGTATCACTGGGCCGCACTGTTCCCGGAGCGTGTGGAACATGCCTTTGTGGTGTGTGGCAGCGCCCGAACTGCCCCCCATAACAAGGTGTTTCTGTCCGGCCTGTTGCGGACACTGGAGGCCGCGCCGGAATACGTGGGCGGCGGCCAGTTCAGCGCCGTGCCGCACGCCTCGCTGCGGGCTTTCGGGCACATTTACGCGGGCTGGGGCCTGAGCCAGGACTTCTACCGCCAGGACTTGTTTCGCACCGTCCTGGGTGCGCCCGATCTGGAAACCTACCTGCAAACCGACTGGGAGGCGAGTTTTGGTGCCCGAGACGCCGCCAACCTGTATGCCCAGGCGCTGACGTGGTTTCACGGGGATATCAGCGCCAATGACCTCTACGGCGGTGACCTCACGGCGGCGCTGGGGGCCATTCAGGCACAGGTGCTGCTGCTGCCCAGTGAAACCGATCTGTATTTCCGGGTGGCCGACAACGCCGCCGAGCTGGAATGGCTGAAGCGCGGCGAGTTGCGGCCCATTCCCTCCGTTTGGGGCCACCGGGCGGGCAGCCCCGCCGGACTGCCGGAGGAACTGGCCTTTTTAAAGGCAGCGGTGCGCGGCGCGTTGGCCAAATAGTCGCCCTGCCCTGGCTTTTTCGCTAAGGTAGACCATGACCCTCAATCCAAAGCGAACCCTGGACGAACTCAAAGCTCTGCGCGAACTGACGGGCGACGCGGACGGCGCTCAGCGCGTGGCTTTTACCGATACCTGGGTGGCGGCCCGCAAATTCCTGACCGATAAACTCGCCGATTTACCAGTTGAGGTTCATACCGACGCGGCAGGCAACCTGTGGGCCACGCTGGAGGGTGAGTCGGAGAAGGAACTGCTGATCGGCGGCCACCTTGACAGCGTGCCGAACGGCGGCTGGCTGGACGGCTGCCTGAACGTGCTGGCGGGCCTGGAAGTGCTGCGCCGCCTTTCGGAGGGGGGCAAACCTCCCGTCACCGTGCGGCTGGTGGACTGGGCCGATGAGGAAGGTGCGCGCTTTGGCCGCAGCCTGTATGGGTCCAGTGCAGCAGGCGGCAACATCGACATTGCCGAGATGCGGAAGCTCAAAGACCGCGACGGTATCGGGCTGGAGAAGGCGCTGGAACGGGTGGGCGTCACGCTGGCCGACGCCCCCAACGCCCGCGAGGAACTGAAGAACGCCGCCGCCTACCTGGAACTGCACATTGAGCAGGGGCCGGTGCTGGAGGGCATGGGGCTGCCGCTGGGCGCAGTCCTGGGCACCTTCGGCGTGGAGCGTCACACCATCACCTTTCACGGGCAGGCCGCGCATTCGGGCAGC from Deinococcus sp. AJ005 includes:
- a CDS encoding ABC transporter substrate-binding protein; this translates as MKKNVLTALTAALIASALGSAGAANVPVKMQLKWFPQAQFAGFFVAQAKGFYKAEGLDVTLLPIGDQSPIQTVATGAADFGTTWITDLLTARQQGLPVVHIAQLFQKSGYTLVALKSSNLTDPKQFAGKRVGVWPSGNEYPAVALLKKYGLTTSLDSTVANPSVQAVTYPFDPSLVFPDKVDLVSAMTYNEIDQIVGLGYSLDKLKIFNTSDYGVNLLEDLMFTTQKTLDNKNFKNSGMSGEEVAARLVRATIKGWNYAVANQKEAVQTVLINCGNTCKGSGTRASAAGHQTWQMTEVAKLYRAGQTLKGNAGLLDRATYDANVKQLMELGILKSAPSTGAVNYKVWEMATGKKAK
- a CDS encoding ABC transporter permease, whose product is MASRTVALDRDRSGGLPGLGWLAFALGAGLLLAAVWNVWSFPLDGVPSARKALSLGLIVLGLGAGIYGLAALARRMTGVIPALLAAVLALVTVEGLLRAYGVPPGLIPTPTRVVTALYNSRTVLLGDARVTFVQEALLGYIAGVTAGILVALAAVRFPFLERGALPYAGLFASIPIVALAPVIVKAFGLEWPSKAIIVGITVFFPVVVNVVRGLQSANPLLLDLMQTYAVTPAASFRLVRVPSALPFLFNALKIGSTLALIGAIVGEFFGTTGQGLGFRIQIEAGRFNLDIVWAAIVIASVLGIAFYGVISWLEARFTGWHASRRQPR
- a CDS encoding alpha/beta fold hydrolase — its product is MTSWPVQEGVFELGDWNAERGGVIRDARLAWQTHGTLNAARDNVIVYPTSYTATHDGQSWAIDPDGILDPTRWFIVIPDMFSNGLSSGAANTPNYPEVVTVRDNVLAQERLLREVFGVTHLAAAYGFSMGAMQAYHWAALFPERVEHAFVVCGSARTAPHNKVFLSGLLRTLEAAPEYVGGGQFSAVPHASLRAFGHIYAGWGLSQDFYRQDLFRTVLGAPDLETYLQTDWEASFGARDAANLYAQALTWFHGDISANDLYGGDLTAALGAIQAQVLLLPSETDLYFRVADNAAELEWLKRGELRPIPSVWGHRAGSPAGLPEELAFLKAAVRGALAK
- a CDS encoding hydantoinase/carbamoylase family amidase, with translation MTLNPKRTLDELKALRELTGDADGAQRVAFTDTWVAARKFLTDKLADLPVEVHTDAAGNLWATLEGESEKELLIGGHLDSVPNGGWLDGCLNVLAGLEVLRRLSEGGKPPVTVRLVDWADEEGARFGRSLYGSSAAGGNIDIAEMRKLKDRDGIGLEKALERVGVTLADAPNAREELKNAAAYLELHIEQGPVLEGMGLPLGAVLGTFGVERHTITFHGQAAHSGSTPMNVRRDAFRAAGQFSQEIYAIAERHSGVCTVGSCKTLPGIVTSVVETCEITLDQRNLEADRLAAMWQDAQDAAKKFAEEGGCTITFGDLWNIEPILFHPELIEAADTSILDIVPHSHRLPSGPLHDAAEVARAGVPTVMLFVQSLRGISHNKIEDTEEEHILQSVEALDKLTDRAMAWVVQRQ